One segment of Ipomoea triloba cultivar NCNSP0323 chromosome 12, ASM357664v1 DNA contains the following:
- the LOC115998648 gene encoding WRKY DNA-binding transcription factor 70-like produces MDVPENLLVRQRRAITELVNGKATTVELQTLLQNPPPDGASSSLPAELVQQIVRSFTQAIFELTSGDAAAQICQIPSASACSAGLTFEDSGETTGKNKKKGRRGRYKKSKNSETWNKVTETQEDGGAWRKYGQKNILHSEHPRCYFRCTHKRDQGCRATKQVQRTSEGLYQTTYFGYHTCKDPQRFPRRKPAADHVFSGDDAPNKDQVMLETEKQMNLQQEEEEEDGGAIDAVKKEEETAQSEISVSKSPNNNNNNDDNNDKFYDDDNFIWGDIIGESSNYESSFYACSSTSFNDLDMGGVADFGTFFPPH; encoded by the exons ATGGACGTGCCGGAGAATCTACTTGTGCGCCAGAGAAGAGCGATCACGGAGCTCGTAAACGGCAAAGCCACGACCGTTGAGCTCCAAACCCTACTCCAAAACCCGCCCCCCGACGGCGCGTCCAGCTCACTCCCCGCCGAGCTCGTGCAGCAAATCGTCAGATCTTTCACTCAGGCCATCTTCGAGCTCACTTCCGGCGATGCCGCGGCCCAGATTTGCCAGATCCCATCCGCCTCCGCCTGCTCCGCCGGCCTCACGTTCGAGGACTCCGGCGAGACTACCGgcaagaacaagaagaagggCCGCCGAGGGCGATACAAGAAAAG TAAAAATTCGGAGACATGGAACAAGGTAACTGAAACCCAGGAAGATGGTGGTGCATGGAGGAAATATGGCCAGAAGAATATACTCCACTCAGAACATCCcag GTGCTACTTTAGGTGCACCCACAAGAGGGACCAAGGGTGCAGAGCGACAAAACAAGTGCAAAGAACCTCGGAGGGGCTGTACCAGACAACATATTTCGGCTACCACACCTGCAAGGATCCGCAGAGGTTTCCACGCCGGAAACCCGCCGCCGATCATGTCTTCTCCGGCGACGACGCTCCAAACAAGGATCAAGTCATGCTGGAAACTGAAAAGCAGATGAATCTGcagcaagaagaagaagaagaagatggtggGGCCATTGATGCAGTGAAGAAGGAGGAAGAAACAGCACAGAGCGAAATTTCTGTGAGCAAAtcaccaaataataataataataatgatgataataatgataagTTTTATGATGATGATAATTTTATATGGGGGGATATTATTGGTGAGTCTAGTAATTATGAATCCAGTTTTTATGCATGCTCTTCTACTAGCTTCAATGATCTTGACATGGGTGGCGTTGCAGATTTCGGTACCTTTTTTCCTCCCCATTGA
- the LOC116000216 gene encoding WRKY transcription factor 55, producing MDNDNTITRLILHGINLAKELEADLPNLASQPPEAVSASCEEIIRVFTSVRERLAPPQPPPSSLQPYSLAMIQEAPPQQPRQPAGAGQALDLFHQVSGGEQAAAGGSGADVAEPSRRRRMEEADRTTVYVLAPQMGNLDMPPEDGYTWRKYGQKDILGSRFPRAYYRCTHQKLYSCPAKKQVQRLDNNPQMLKVTYRYHHTCHMSATAPSAAPAGDVIQPPGTTTHPPPQPAAGGGGGGSYWLSMDIRPITSEGGVQMQTEFASTSGGGGAGPSGSGRYGREAADFGGQAVVDMADAMFNSGSSGGNNSMDFIFHTMDEN from the exons ATGGATAACGATAATACTATTACGAGGTTAATCCTACATGGGATTAATCTAGCCAAGGAGCTGGAAGCCGATCTTCCTAACCTAGCCAGCCAGCCGCCGGAAGCCGTTTCCGCGAGCTGCGAGGAGATCATTAGGGTTTTTACTAGCGTGAGGGAGAGGCTAGCGCCGCCGCAGCCGCCGCCGTCGAGTTTGCAGCCGTATAGCTTGGCTATGATCCAGGAGGCGCCGCCGCAGCAGCCGAGGCAGCCAGCCGGCGCCGGTCAAGCACTTGACTTGTTTCATCAGGTGTCCGGCGGCGAGCAGGCGGCGGCTGGCGGGAGCGGAGCCGACGTGGCGGAGCCGAGCCGCCGGAGAAG GATGGAAGAAGCAGACAGAACTACTGTATATGTACTTGCTCCTCAAATGGGAAATCTTGACATGCCTCCTGAGGATGGCTATACATGGAGGAAATATGGTCAGAAAGACATTCTGGGTTCTAGATTCCCGAG GGCGTATTATAGATGTACCCATCAAAAACTGTACAGCTGTCCAGCCAAGAAACAAGTGCAACGCCTTGACAACAATCCACAAATGTTGAAAGTGACGTATCGGTACCACCACACGTGTCACATGTCGGCCACGGCGCCCTCGGCGGCGCCAGCTGGGGACGTAATTCAACCGCCAGGAACAACCACCCATCCGCCGCCGCAGCCGGCGGCAGGTGGCGGAGGCGGCGGCAGCTACTGGCTCTCCATGGATATCAGGCCAATAACATCGGAAGGCGGCGTGCAAATGCAGACTGAATTTGCCAGCActagcggcggcggcggcgcgggGCCGTCGGGCTCCGGTAGGTACGGGCGGGAGGCGGCGGATTTCGGGGGGCAGGCGGTGGTGGATATGGCGGATGCGATGTTTAACTCCGGGAGTAGCGGTGGTAACAATAGTATGGATTTCATCTTCCATACTATGGATGAAAATTGA
- the LOC115998739 gene encoding membrane protein PTM1-like — translation MIHTHIHFIIYIYIERERERKEREREREMRYRGNRNECDLMMGIMWVIVIVGSGVIGVEGSIHEYGNEAFIPRFNSFFFHGGSEGLYASKVQQEHDPPKPSPEDANKPLNGKSFIRFESITFRRTKEAANTQNEMQHSTGMVEAIILDVKDRDRIGGYYLNSDAICCTPNLAKDGLCKVGEVIIRQDPDNPGWPKRIQTSFEGKNEEAYMMLQNIEINKTGMYYLYFMFCNPELKGTLISGKTVWRNPEGYLPGKMAPLMTFYGLMSLAYLILGLVWFLRFSRYWRDIIQLHYHITAVIGLGMCEMALWYFEYVNFNSTGSRPMGITIWAVTFSAIKKTVSRLLLLVVAMGYGVVRPTLGGITSKVLLLGVVYFLASEALELVEHLGNINDFSGKARLFLVLPVALLDSCFIVWIFSSLSKTLEKLQVRRSLAKLELYRRFTNALAISVLLSVAWIGYELYFNASDPLSELWRRAWIIPAFWILLAYLLLVMICVLWDPSYNPTRYTYSEETGDDEEEALSLTASGVKKVAGDFASKLERKERKASMSTEHVFGLVEDIEEDKRE, via the exons ATGATACACACGCatatacattttataatatatatatatatagagagagagagagagagaaaagaaaggGAAAGGGAGAGGGAGATGAGATACAGGGGAAATAGAAATGAATGTGATCTGATGATGGGCATAATGTGGGTAATTGTGATTGTGGGGAGTGGGGTAATAGGGGTGGAAGGGTCGATCCACGAATATGGGAATGAGGCTTTCATTCCTCGCttcaattccttcttcttccatGGCGGCAGTGAAGGGCTTTACGCTTCTAAGGTGCAGCAGGAACACGACCCTCCCAAACCCTCTCCTGAAGACGCCAATAAACCACTCAATGGCAAGTCATTCATCAG ATTTGAGTCTATCACCTTTAGAAGGACAAAAGAGGCTGCAAATACGCAAAATGAGATGCAGCATAGTACGGGAATGGTTGAGGCCATTATACTGGACGTCAAAGATAGGGATAGAATTGGTGGCTATTATCTGAACTCTGATGCAATATGCTGCACCCCAAATCTTGCCAAAGATGGATTGTGTAAGGTAGGAGAGGTTATCATACGCCAAGATCCTGACAACCCCGGGTGGCCTAAACGAATTCAGACTTCTTTTGAGGGAAAAAATGAAGAAGCGTATATGATGCTTCAAaacattgaaatcaataagaCGGGAATGTATTATCTATATTTCATGTTTTGCAACCCAGAACTCAAGGGCACATTGATTAGTGGAAAGACTGTTTGGAGAAATCCAGAAGGTTATCTACCGGGGAAGATGGCACCACTTATGACATTTTACGGCCTGATGTCACTGGCGTACCTCATTCTTGGTCTCGTATGGTTTTTGCGGTTCTCGCGATACTGGAGGGATATAATACAATTGCACTACCACATAACTGCTGTTATTGGGCTTGGAATGTGTGAAATGGCTCTTTGGTATTTTGAATATGTGAATTTTAATTCCACAGGAAGCAGGCCAATGGGAATTACCATTTGGGCAGTTACCTTCAGTGCCATCAAGAAAACCGTCTCAAGGCTACTTCTTCTAGTGGTTGCGATGGGTTATGGTGTTGTGCGACCCACCCTAGGAGGTATAACCTCGAAAGTACTACTTCTTGGTGTGGTATACTTTCTGGCTTCTGAAGCTCTTGAGCTTGTCGAGCATTTGGGAAATATCAATGACTTTTCTGGAAAGGCAAGACTCTTTTTGGTACTACCAGTTGCTTTACTGGATTCCTGCTTCATCGTCTGGATTTTTTCATCATTATCGAAGACTTTAGAGAAACTTCAG GTTCGGAGAAGCCTGGCCAAACTTGAGTTGTACAGAAGGTTCACCAATGCTCTTGCCATTTCGGTTCTGCTTTCTGTTGCCTGGATAGGTTATGAG TTATACTTCAATGCAAGTGACCCTTTGAGTGAATTGTGGCGAAGAGCCTGGATTATTCCGGCTTTCTGGATTTTattagcctatttgttgttggtGATGATATGTGTTCTCTGGGATCCTTCATATAACCCTACCAG ATACACGTACTCGGAGGAAACTGGCGATGATGAGGAAGAGGCGTTGTCCCTGACAGCCAGTGGGGTAAAAAAAGTGGCAGGAGATTTTGCGAGCAAACTGGAAAGGAAGGAAAGGAAGGCATCAA